The genome window ACAGCTGGGGCTGACGGGGTTTGTCCTGAACGACCGGGCGGGAATCACGCTGGAGGTTCAGGGGCCGCCGGAGAAACTCGAACCCCTGCTTGGCTGGCTGAAGAATCCCTCTTTGTGTCCCGATTGGCCGCCCCTGATGCAGCTCGAAAGCATGCAGATTACCCCACTGGCCCCGGTTGAGCCAGAGGCGGATTTCCAGATTCTGCCCAGCCGAACGGAAGGGACGCCGCAGTGTCAAATCACACCGGATACGGCGGTGTGCCCGCAGTGCCTTCAGGAATTGTTTGACCCGTCGGATTTCCGCTATCGGTATCCCTTTATCACCTGCACCCAGTGCGGCCCTCGTTACACACTGATTAAAGATGTCCCGTATGACCGGCCGCAGACGACGATGGACCGCTTTGCGATGTGCCCGCGCTGCCGGAGCCAGTATGAAGACCTGACGGACCGGCGGTTTCACGCCCAGCCGGTCGCCTGTGCGGCCTGCGGGCCGTCTCTGGAGCTGACAGACAGCCGAGGACAGGTGCTTTGCCGCGAATCGGACGCAGCCGTTCGAAAAGCAGTGGACATTCTCCGCAGCGGCGGGATTGTTGCCGTCAAAGGCGTCGGCGGGTTTCATCTGGCGGTCGATGCGTCCAATGAAGAGGCCGTCCGGCGGCTGCGGCAGCGAAAACGCCGTCAGGCAAAACCCTTTGCGGTGATGGTGCGTTCGCTCGAGGAGGCCCGGCTGTGCGCCCAAATCAGCGAGCAGGCCGCCCGGCTCCTGTCCAGCCCGCAGGCACCGATTGTGCTGCTGCCCAAACGCAATCCCAACCCGCTGGCGCCGTCGGTTGCGGCGGGGACGAATACCTTCGGACTGATGCTGCCCTATGCACCGGTGCATCATCTTTTGTTTGCGGAGGAGGGGATTCTTTGGCTGGTGATGACCAGCGCCAACTTCAGCGAAGAGCCGCTGCTTTATGAAAACCAGCAGGCCCTGACGGAGCTGGCGGAGGTCGCCGATGCCTTTCTGCTGCACAATCGCGATATTTTTCGCCCGATTGATGATTCAGTCCTGCACTGGGTGGACGGCGGGCCGGCTTTTCTGCGGCGAGCCCGCGGATATGTGCCGACGCCGCTGCGAAGGATTCGTCCAGCAAAGAAGGAAATCTTTGCGGCCGGTGCGGACTTAAAAAACACCTTCTGCTTTGTCAAAGGCAATCAATACCTGCTCAGTGAGCACATCGGCGATTTGGCGGAGGGCAAGTCGTATCGGCACTATCTTCGGGCGGTTCAGCAGCTGCAGTCGCTGTTTGAGGCGGAGCCGAAGGTCGTCGTCTGCGACCTGCACCCGGGGTATTTGTCCTCTCAGTTCGCCCGCTCGCTGCCGGCGGAGCGGTTCTTTGCCGTCCAGCATCACTGGGCGCATATCGCCTCCGTGCTGGCGGAATACCAGATGGAAATTGACGAGCGGGTCATCGGGCTGGCTGCCGACGGGACGGGCTGCGGCACGGACGGAGCGGTCTGGGGCTGCGAGTGCCTGATTGCCTCGCAGCTGCAGTTCGAGCGGTTTGCCCACGCGGCTTATTTTCCGCTGGCAGGCGGAGATGCGGCGGCCCGACAGGCCATTCGTCCGCTGGTGGGACTGCTGGGGCCGCAGATTCCGTCCCGGTTTGACCCCATCTTAGAGCGGCTGGAACCGGACCGGAAAAAACGTGAGGTGCTCATTGCACAGATTCAAAAAGGATTTCAAACGGTGCCGACGTCCAGTCTGGGTCGGATGTTCGATGCGGCAGCGGCCCTGCTCGGGTTGGGGACTGTGAATACCTTCGAGGCCCAGCTGCCGATGGCCCTGGAGGCCGTCGCCGACCCGACGGAAACAGGTGTTTATACCGTTCAGATAGACAGCCCGCCTGAGCCGCCGCTGGTGTGGAATCCACGACCGATATTTCTCGAGATGGCCGAGGACGCGGCGCGGGAGACGCCTGTTCCGGTTCTGGCCGCTCGATTTCACAATACCGTCGCTGCGGCCCTGCTTGAAATGGCGAAAAAGGCGCGTGAGCGGACGGGCCTGCAAAAAATCGCACTCAGCGGCGGGGTTTTCTGCAACCGCTTTTTGTCCAATCAATTAATTCAGTTCTTGAAAGAAGACGGTTTTTGTGTACTCTGGAAACGAAAGGTGCCCGCCAATGACGGCGGAATCGCCCTCGGCCAGGCCGCCATTGCCGCCGCGCTGCTCGAAACAGGTTAAAAAGGACAGACACAGATGTGTTTAGCTGTACCAGCCAAAATCGTTCAGATGGAAGGCGACCGGGCCGTCGTGGATGCGATGGGCACGCGCTGGGCCATCCGCACCACGCTGACACCGGAGGTGGGGCTGGGGGACATTGTTCTGGTGCATGCCGGCTATGCCATCACCAAAGTCGAAGAAGAAGAGGCCCGCAAGACCTGGGAGCTCTTCGAAGAAATCGCCCGTCTTCAGGAGCAGGAACAGCAGGCCCGCCCGCCGGAGGGGACACAATGAACCCTTCTATTGAGCTGATCAGAAACCGGCTGACGGACGCCGTTCAGAAAATCGGCAGGTCGATTCAAATTATGGAGGTCTGCGGCACGCATACCGTGGCGCTCTTTCGTCACGGCATCCGCTCGCTTCTGCCGGAAGGAGTTCGTCTGCTTTCCGGGCCGGGCTGTCCGGTCTGCGTAACGGACCAGGGAACGATTGACACCCTGCTCGAATTGGCCAAACGCCCCGACACTCTCATCACCACCTACGGAGATATGATTCGCGTGCCCGGCAGCCGGACTTCCCTGGAAAAACTTCATCGCCCGAATGTCCGAGTTGTCCTGAGTACGGATGATGCATTGGACGCCGCCCGAAAAAATCCGGATAAACTCGTTGTGTTTGCCGCCGTCGGTTTTGAAACGACGGCTCCGGCTACGGCCGTCGTTCTGCAGCAGGCGCTGGCGGAGGGAATCCGCAATTTTACGATTCTCTGTGCACACAAACTCGTCATCCCCGCCATGAAGGCGCTCCTCGAAGGACGCAATGACAAAATTGATGCGTTTTTGTGTCCCGGGCATGTGAGCGTCATCATCGGCTCGGATGCGTATCGGCCCATTGCAGAGATGTATCATCGGCCCTGCGTGGTAGCGGGCTTTGAACCGATGCAGATGCTCGAAGGCATTGCCCGAATCTGCGAACAAATCAGCTCCGGCCGTGCCTGTGTAGAGTCGGTGTATCAGGCCGCCGTGCGTCCCGCCGGAAATGAAATCGCCCTGAAGCTGCTGGAGGAGTTTTTTGAACCGTGGGACGGCCCCTGGCGAGGGCTGGGCCGCATCCCGGGCGGCACGCTTCGACTAAAGAAACAATATGAACAATTCGACGCCGCGAAAAGATTAGACATAACCCCTCTGGATTCCCCGGAACCCGCCGGATGCCTGTGCGGCCGTGTTCTGTGCGGTCTGGTTGAGCCGCCCTCCTGTCCGCTGTTTGCTAAAACCTGTAATCCGGACCATCCTGTCGGTCCCTGCATGGTCTCCACGGAAGGGGCCTGTTCGGCCTGGTATAAATACAGAGGCCGATAAAACGCTCTTTTTCATTTTTCAGCAGCCGCACCTGAAAAACCTCTCTCTTTTTGCAGATTTTATCGGACGGTTTTTTCTCCGCC of Anaerohalosphaeraceae bacterium contains these proteins:
- the hypF gene encoding carbamoyltransferase HypF, which gives rise to MLKRMQIKLEGVVQGVGARPFFYRRAKQLGLTGFVLNDRAGITLEVQGPPEKLEPLLGWLKNPSLCPDWPPLMQLESMQITPLAPVEPEADFQILPSRTEGTPQCQITPDTAVCPQCLQELFDPSDFRYRYPFITCTQCGPRYTLIKDVPYDRPQTTMDRFAMCPRCRSQYEDLTDRRFHAQPVACAACGPSLELTDSRGQVLCRESDAAVRKAVDILRSGGIVAVKGVGGFHLAVDASNEEAVRRLRQRKRRQAKPFAVMVRSLEEARLCAQISEQAARLLSSPQAPIVLLPKRNPNPLAPSVAAGTNTFGLMLPYAPVHHLLFAEEGILWLVMTSANFSEEPLLYENQQALTELAEVADAFLLHNRDIFRPIDDSVLHWVDGGPAFLRRARGYVPTPLRRIRPAKKEIFAAGADLKNTFCFVKGNQYLLSEHIGDLAEGKSYRHYLRAVQQLQSLFEAEPKVVVCDLHPGYLSSQFARSLPAERFFAVQHHWAHIASVLAEYQMEIDERVIGLAADGTGCGTDGAVWGCECLIASQLQFERFAHAAYFPLAGGDAAARQAIRPLVGLLGPQIPSRFDPILERLEPDRKKREVLIAQIQKGFQTVPTSSLGRMFDAAAALLGLGTVNTFEAQLPMALEAVADPTETGVYTVQIDSPPEPPLVWNPRPIFLEMAEDAARETPVPVLAARFHNTVAAALLEMAKKARERTGLQKIALSGGVFCNRFLSNQLIQFLKEDGFCVLWKRKVPANDGGIALGQAAIAAALLETG
- a CDS encoding HypC/HybG/HupF family hydrogenase formation chaperone; its protein translation is MCLAVPAKIVQMEGDRAVVDAMGTRWAIRTTLTPEVGLGDIVLVHAGYAITKVEEEEARKTWELFEEIARLQEQEQQARPPEGTQ
- the hypD gene encoding hydrogenase formation protein HypD — translated: MNPSIELIRNRLTDAVQKIGRSIQIMEVCGTHTVALFRHGIRSLLPEGVRLLSGPGCPVCVTDQGTIDTLLELAKRPDTLITTYGDMIRVPGSRTSLEKLHRPNVRVVLSTDDALDAARKNPDKLVVFAAVGFETTAPATAVVLQQALAEGIRNFTILCAHKLVIPAMKALLEGRNDKIDAFLCPGHVSVIIGSDAYRPIAEMYHRPCVVAGFEPMQMLEGIARICEQISSGRACVESVYQAAVRPAGNEIALKLLEEFFEPWDGPWRGLGRIPGGTLRLKKQYEQFDAAKRLDITPLDSPEPAGCLCGRVLCGLVEPPSCPLFAKTCNPDHPVGPCMVSTEGACSAWYKYRGR